The Ooceraea biroi isolate clonal line C1 chromosome 1, Obir_v5.4, whole genome shotgun sequence genome has a window encoding:
- the LOC105285459 gene encoding 5-hydroxytryptamine receptor 2A, translating to MENTHPATMEYPFNQTANSTAEDPVFGDVSIYLKAIVLCLVILVTIVGNLFVMAAIILERNLQSVANYLILSLAVADLMVACLVMPLGAVYEINSGWSLGPALCDIWTSFDVLCCTASILHLVAIAVDRYWAVTDINYIQVRNSKRISMLIAAVWVVSLGISIAPHLGWKDPDYLDRIAEGTCLVSQDTAYQIFATCATFYLPLLVILFLYWRIFQAARKRIRRRPGTILQPPRERRGILRLVTRRPREESTAFTITRSTPDHSSISPEKSSSYNGANVTPSATVTPTAVSTTTTTTTLTNPTSTSQQQQIVKCTRHTRETIESKRERKAAKTLVIITGAFVACWLPFFLAALTQAICQTCKPPELVASVFLWLGYFNSTLNPLIYTVFSPEFRQAFKRMLCGGTRGLR from the exons atggaaaatacaCATCCAGCTACGATGGAATACCCCTTCAATCAAACCGCGAATTCAACAGCGGAAGATCCGGTCTTTGGCGATGTATCGATCTATTTGAAGGCTATCGTGCTCTGTCTTGTGATACTTGTCACTATCGTAG GGAACCTGTTTGTGATGGCGGCTATCATACTGGAGCGAAATCTGCAGTCCGTGGCGAATTACTTGATCCTCAGTCTGGCCGTCGCGGATCTTATGGTCGCGTGTCTCGTTATGCCTCTCGGAGCCGTTTATGAA ATAAACTCTGGATGGTCACTCGGGCCGGCGCTCTGCGACATATGGACCAGCTTCGACGTTCTATGTTGCACAGCTTCGATATTGCATCTGGTGGCTATCGCGGTCGACAGATATTGGGCAGTCACCGatatcaattatatacag GTGAGGAATTCGAAAAGAATCAGCATGCTGATCGCCGCTGTATGGGTAGTATCTTTAGGAATCTCAATAGCGCCTCATCTTGGATGGAAGGATCCTGATTATTTGGACCGCATAGCCGAAGGGACATGTCTCGTGTCGCAGGATACCGCATATCAG ATTTTTGCAACATGCGCAACGTTTTACCTTCCACTCTTAGTCATCTTATTCTTGTATTGGAGGATATTCCAAGCAGCGCGAAAGAGGATCAGGAGACGGCCCGGCACCATTCTTCAGCCACCGCGTGAACGAAGGGGCATCCTCAGGCTCGTCACGAGAAG GCCGCGCGAGGAGTCAACGGCATTCACCATCACGAGATCCACACCGGATCACTCGTCCATCTCGCCAGAGAAGTCATCGTCGTACAATGGTGCGAACGTAACGCCGTCGGCGACGGTGACCCCCACGGCGGTCTcgacgacgaccacgacgaccACGTTGACGAATCCGACCAGCACGAGTCAGCAGCAGCAGATCGTAAAGTGCACGAGACACACGCGCGAGACGATCGAGTCGAAGCGCGAGCGTAAGGCGGCCAAGACCCTGGTGATCATCACTGGCGCGTTTGTCGCGTGCTGGCTGCCATTCTTCCTGGCCGCCCTGACGCAAGCCATATGCCAGACCTGCAAGCCGCCTGAGCTCGTGGCAAGTGTGTTCCTGTGGCTCGGATACTTCAACAGCACCCTCAACCCCTTGATTTACACTGTGTTCTCGCCGGAATTCCGGCAAGCATTCAAAAGGATGCTGTGCGGTGGTACCCGGGGACTTCGCTGA